The Amblyomma americanum isolate KBUSLIRL-KWMA chromosome 5, ASM5285725v1, whole genome shotgun sequence genome window below encodes:
- the LOC144134266 gene encoding histone-lysine N-methyltransferase PRDM9-like gives MTFQKLVTISRTNISEKYELMLKLVEAGDRRYPKHAVKEVSYAEDAEDQGSSGQPSFCDDCGIDYPGDCPEHGPLTHVKDVEVEVVTRFMPTKPSPWALSISRSTIKGAQHGVFTLKPLPRKVYFGPHEGVKVENNGEGNGYNWQALQTQAEAEDRTPRRSAKTARYSWGTDPTGCAT, from the exons ATGACTTTCCAGAAATTGGTCACTATTTCTCGGACGAACATCAGCGAGAAGTACGAGCTGATGCTGAAGCTGG ttgaagctggtgACAGACGCTACCCAAAGCATGCCGTCAAGGAAGTCAGCTACGCGGAGGACGCCGAAGACCAGGGGTCATCCGGCCAGCCCTCCT TTTGCGATGACTGCGGAATCGACTACCCCGGTGACTGCCCCGAACACGGACCATTGACCCACGTCAAGGATGTGGAG GTGGAGGTTGTGACCCGCTTCATGCCAACAAAACCCTCCCCGTGGGCCCTGTCCATCAGCCGCTCTACCATTAAAGGGGCCCAGCACGGTGTGTTCACGCTGAAACCACTGCCCAGGAAGGTCTACTTTGGTCCACATGAGGGCGTCAAGGTGGAGAACAACGGAGAGGGCAACGGCTACAACTGGCAGGCGCTTCAGACACAG GCTGAAGCTGAGGACAGAACACCAAGGCGATCCGCAAAGACGGCAAGATATTCCTGGGGGACAGATCCAACTGGATGCGCTACGTGA